A single region of the Fusarium fujikuroi IMI 58289 draft genome, chromosome FFUJ_chr05 genome encodes:
- a CDS encoding non-ribosomal peptide synthetase, translated as MSPTRPSLSRLITDFSHDSPDQLIEAIASTLSISLNDILLFDSFTELGGDEEAAELVRQTCQRKGFDIKSDDIMACQTLAELQTRCTPKSNARSDSVESYSSSSSASVRGVISGRAAGGSSAVDPNLESLLQSFPSVSSVCMVWPRAGPFDGQLVALIKIGSTSSKSLPIDSVRDEISSLRMAVQQPQIWIPTDFDFDSDRRGAQTWVQNMDEITYKEVMKLQIPTRRRVLTREVGRVGSEEDLEVFPMSAMQRIYLAAVENGSESERWTKGLMVRVKGGAEPADVDAAIEAIVARHDMLRARFVKGDEWMQCVTPKGTNSYTLSHHVDIAEDEILTLIDETEEAIDPFDGPVFAAMYIHSQDKQMLYLAAHQLILDSLSWRIILSDLEELLQKGTLLSEGSVSFERWIEYQGREMEQRLFEPTLPFDVFSADLEYWDLDQEDNTHGNSDRLSFQLTAEQAYSLEQSSAQVLRTDSADVILAALLLSFCQVFPDRVLPTLWKQENGRGASEGDFNILETVGWFASLCPMGVSVNPDTDLIGVITLIKDTRRSIPRSGVPFFNSEFSSSQGAAMNIPLEIIFNTIDTPLQLQRKNGLLEPIPIPGHSHFKSSTSSSVGRIALFEVSAMMDNSGGQIDVVYNKTCKFQDKIQTWIQVFEYQLLEAITKLESHEPQLTLSDISLIQSSYQALERLTSDRRINIKDIETIQPITPAQQELLIAQSQNSESFHVHVSYELTGLSHIIDVTRLCEAWEVIVANTPALRSIFIDAVSREGLFDQVVLKKISPNILFIETMDPREAIGTLPGLNMGFGEPRHRLSVCYNPERMVVRLDASQALCDLPSLHLLITELSRVYSGQDPQDNSSLHNTYLHQIASIDTAYSLEVWKTSLSYARPCIFPPLSTNTKDTFHTTPFDLDIPTMQMRMFCQQNQVHAQAVFQLAWALVLRAFVGMDAVTFGYQFSARDEQLLCGIEELVGSFATILPCYVEMPPPASLGQCLAVVGEGYANARKHDNLTMSEVQHALGLKDKRLFNTCLYFHEENNLVAGDELITAPLTSGRKTDCDVSLTLMFIKDRLHVNFTSRNLSTSHIQSVMNSFHSALTQILTTPQKLIVETDLLTDRDYAQLVVQDWTTQSQKISSCLHDIILQHSLVRPEAEAVCSWDGDITYAQLSTLVSRLKTYLVNLGVGPGTIVPVVLEKNHWAPVIILAVLSAGASFAALDSQDASTVKSTIDYLNPHIVLATETAWKDLSSLAINLVIVNDTFFAMLTPYLSTMGQESSPDHAACVFVTPKKSRSIFFTHASLLSAFFAQGPALKLNSESRVLQLSAFNVDISLVEILGTLVHGGCVCIPSAEERSNDIASAMARMDVTWSYMTSLIARSIHPDSVPSLRTLCFRTRKLDPDTYMPWLEDHNILLAYGAPDICPLGISVTEVEKDNSLDVITPPVTGRFWVLNPDNHKKLMPVGAIGELAIDSPLVTPHRFALDRPLVAPELDGDRQRPRYLKTGHRVRYLDDGNVQFISSVRDEVRVGGLMVDVAQVEQLMRRCLGQGIDVVVDSITMRDTGPLLAAFLQFGHAMQPNENLHNLTPETRERTYIAKKMFEASLENPTSNTPRLPRHSIPAVFVPVRAFPMSTSLKVNRRKLQRSVANLSTHDVLLMSHVPNPGEIQRVTLSQKPLPLTGPEEAMREMWANTLGISVSAVKGSSTFSSVGGNKYLAAHLVITARKSGVYISLSDLLSERTLTEICRSAESSTKEPSARKQVARKIDTKFVKEVIAPQLGVSSPDVLDFAEASSQQIRALELGMFPNRADIICLALRFNGPIDTARLETACKGLSDMHAILNVAFISHLHTVYQVHCASFKPPFSTISCSTGSLEEVTQNLVKEHQSLPFDPTTPITSFTFLNAEQQGCLVIRLSSSQIDDVAAHLLVHELTSLYEGDDTTDVPRSSYLDYTRASRVTRAQGLEYWNVQLENAKMTKIIAHTRPIAPASLSEIRTVKHTTSLGHLSSYGMTPDAALKASWAIVLSTLSSSHDVLFGEVIHTPTSDIVGPMANILPVRVQFPSSHSTPLDLMNCIQLQRQSHSRFETFGFQELVNKCTNWRACTRFSTVVQHHIPGPHDGSSTMNIDGVTFTYKMVEAWTRDFPDLFVRSSIEANDRVVLEIKYSEERVTAAFVQNCLSLLVAAWETITHPETIHQPMIHSSDEISRSQRQIPLPAKQPPQGPPVESLDASQRKDLQVSIVKAWDKVIKPSSTSIPKDKIPTTPFYGISGCILPAHSLTAELNNVLPVSITLEDVLAHPSMHSQLELVTRLLPPKSDSGSLLRPKSKSGPERSTTTALRNGLRNLKNRNSMLSLKSSWIKNKRPSTAHSDDEPVPVIPETVPEAPVQVLSPIPTIVIPEIGSSDTPVSPSGPMYELDGGPVLGDRRSSGGSSWRTAEEGSLISPVSPVSPGRRMSTWGSMFELPMRGRSPFGNRSPR; from the exons CCAACGCTAGGTCTGACTCGGTAGAGTCTTATTCTTCGTCCTCCAGCGCAAGTGTTAGGGGGGTTATCAGTGGTAGGGCTGCAGGGGGAAGCTCAGCAGTGGACCCTAATTTGGAGAGCTTACTGCAGTCATTTCCCAGCGTCAGCAGCGTGTGCATGGTCTGGCCCAGAGCAGGCCCATTCGACGGGCAACTCGTTGCTCTTATTAAGATCGGCTCTACCTCTAGTAAATCTCTACCTATCGACTCTGTTAGGGACGAGATTTCTTCACTTCGCATGGCCGTGCAGCAGCCCCAGATATGGATTCCCAccgactttgactttgacagtGACAGACGTGGCGCGCAAACATGGGTGCAGAACATGGACGAGATTACCTACAAGGAAGTCATGAAGCTTCAGATTCCTACGCGACGGCGGGTGTTGACGAGGGAGGTGGGCAGGGTAGGGAGTGAAGAGGATCTGGAGGTGTTTCCGATGAGTGCGATGCAACGGATTTATCtggctgctgttgagaatgggagtgagagtgagaggtGGACGAAAGGGCTCATGGTTAGGGTGAAAGGCGGTGCGGAACCAGCTGATGTGGACGCTGCGATTGAGGCCATCGTCGCTAGGCATGACATGCTCAGAGCACGATTCGTCAAGGGCGATGAGTGGATGCAGTGCGTAACTCCCAAAGGCACCAATTCCTACACTCTTTCCCATCACGTTGATATTGCGGAGGATGAGATACTCACGCTCATCGACGAAACCGAAGAAGCGATTGATCCATTCGATGGACCGGTTTTTGCGGCAATGTACATCCATAGCCAGGACAAGCAGATGCTATATCTCGCGGCGCACCAACTCATCCTCGATTCATTATCATGGAGGATTATTCTCAGCGATTTGGAAGAGTTGCTGCAAAAAGGTACGCTTTTGTCCGAGGGCAGTGTCTCGTTTGAGCGGTGGATTGAATATCAGGGCCGTGAGATGGAGCAGAGGTTGTTTGAGCCGACGCTTCCGTTTGATGTCTTCTCTGCGGACCTAGAGTATTGGGACTTGGACCAGGAAGATAATACGCACGGAAACTCGGATCGCTTGTCGTTTCAGCTCACTGCGGAACAGGCGTATTCTTTAGAGCAATCGTCAGCGCAGGTCTTGAGAACGGATTCGGCAGATGTCATACTCGCTGCGTTACTCCTTTCGTTCTGTCAGGTCTTTCCTGATAGAGTCCTACCGACGTTGTGGAAGCAGGAAAATGGGCGGGGTGCTTCAGAGGGCGATTTCAACATATTGGAAACGGTTGGATGGTTCGCCTCGCTATGTCCCATGGGCGTGTCTGTTAATCCAGACACGGATTTGATCGGGGTCATTACTTTGATCAAGGATACAAGAAGGAGTATTCCAAGATCAGGCGTTCCATTCTTCAATTCTGAGTTTTCTTCATCGCAAGGCGCAGCGATGAACATCCCCCTCgaaatcatcttcaacacaatCGACACCCCTTTACAACTCCAACGAAAGAACGGATTGTTGGAGCCTATCCCCATACCTGGCCACTCTCATTTTAAATCATCTACTAGTTCCAGCGTTGGAAGAATCGCTTTGTTTGAAGTCTCAGCGATGATGGATAACTCTGGAGGTCAGATCGATGTGGTGTACAACAAAACCTGCAAATTCCAGGATAAGATCCAGACGTGGATTCAAGTCTTTGAGTATCAACTCCTCGAAGCCATCACAAAACTCGAATCCCACGAACCACAACTCACACTCTCTGACATTTCCTTGATCCAATCATCGTATCAGGCTCTTGAGCGCCTCACATCAGATCGAAGGATTAACATCAAGGACATCGAGACGATACAGCCCATCACACCAGCCCAGCAAGAACTCCTCATCGCACAATCTCAAAACAGCGAATCCTTCCACGTCCACGTCTCTTATGAACTCACAGGCTTGAGTCACATTATTGACGTTACAAGATTGTGTGAAGCGTGGGAGGTCATTGTTGCAAACACACCTGCTCTACGGAGTATTTTCATCGATGCTGTTTCGAGGGAAGGTTTGTTTGATCAAGTTGTGCTCAAGAAGATTTCACCAAATATTTTGTTCATTGAGACGATGGACCCGAGAGAAGCGATTGGCACGTTACCGGGGTTGAATATGGGGTTTGGTGAGCCGAGACATAGACTCTCGGTGTGCTATAATCCTGAGAGAATGGTGGTGCGGCTTGATGCTAGCCAGGCACTCTGCGAT TTACCGAGTCTTCACCTCTTGATAACTGAGCTAAGCCGTGTATACTCCGGTCAAGATCCGCAAGACAACTCCTCCCTTCATAACACATATCTCCACCAGATCGCCTCCATCGACACAGCTTATAGTCTCGAAGTATGGAAAACGAGTCTTTCCTACGCAAGACCATGTATCTTCCCACCGCTCTCAACAAACACAAAGGATACATTCCACACCACCCCTTTTGATCTCGACATCCCGACCATGCAGATGCGCATGTTCTGCCAACAGAACCAAGTCCACGCCCAAGCTGTCTTCCAACTTGCCTGGGCTCTCGTCCTACGTGCCTTTGTAGGCATGGACGCTGTTACTTTTGGGTATCAATTCTCTGCGCGCGATGAACAGCTCCTCTGTGGGATTGAAGAGCTCGTCGGGAGTTTTGCTACGATTTTGCCGTGTTATGTCGAGATGCCgcctcctgcttctctgGGACAGTGTCTTGCTGTCGTGGGTGAGGGGTATGCTAATGCGAGGAAGCATGACAATCTCACCATGTCTGAAGTTCAGCATGCGTTGGGGTTGAAGGATAAGAGGTTGTTTAACACGTGTCTTTACTTCCATGAGGAGAATAATCTCGTTGCTGGCGATGAGTTGATAACGGCGCCTTTGACGTCTGGGCGCAAGACGGATTGTGATGTGTCGCTTACACTCATGTTCATCAAGGATCGGTTACATGTCAACTTTACATCTCGAAATCTTTCTACTTCTCATATCCAGAGCGTTATGAATAGTTTCCACTCCGCCTTGACGCAAATCCTCACGACACCCCAAAAGCTCATCGTGGAGACAGATCTTCTTACAGATCGTGACTACGCCCAACTCGTCGTCCAAGACTGGACCACGCAATCTCAAAAAATCTCATCCTGTCTTCATGATATCATTCTTCAACATAGTCTTGTTCGTCCCGAAGCAGAAGCTGTCTGTTCCTGGGATGGCGACATAACATATGCCCAACTCTCAACGCTCGTGTCACGACTGAAAACATACCTTGTCAATCTCGGCGTCGGACCTGGAACTATAGTCCCCGTCGTTCTCGAAAAGAACCACTGGGCGCCTGTCATAATCCTCGCTGTTCTTTCAGCCGGCGCTAGTTTCGCAGCGTTAGATTCGCAGGATGCTAGTACAGTCAAGTCGACTATTGACTATCTCAATCCTCATATCGTTCTGGCGACTGAGACGGCTTGGAAGGATTTGAGTTCGTTGGCGATCAATCTCGTCATTGTCAATGATACATTCTTTGCGATGCTTACCCCGTATCTTTCGACGATGGGACAGGAATCAAGTCCCGACCATGCAGCGTGTGTTTTTGTCACGCCCAAGAAATCGAGGAGTATTTTCTTCACGCATGCTTCACTCCTCTCCGCGTTCTTCGCCCAAGGGCCGGCGCTGAAACTCAACAGCGAAAGCCGTGTTCTTCAACTCTCAGCCTTCAACGTCGATATCTCCCTGGTGGAAATTCTTGGAACTTTAGTTCACGGCGGTTGTGTCTGTATTCCCTCCGCGGAAGAACGAAGCAACGACATCGCTAGCGCTATGGCTCGAATGGACGTTACGTGGTCGTACATGACTAGTCTTATCGCGAGGAGCATACATCCAGACTCAGTACCGAGTTTGAGAACGCTGTGCTTTCGAACGAGAAAACTCGACCCTGATACATACATGCCGTGGCTGGAGGATCATAATATTCTTCTTGCGTACGGCGCACCGGATATTTGCCCCCTTGGTATTTCAGTAACCGAAGTTGAAAAGGATAACAGCTTGGATGTCATTACACCACCGGTCACAGGTCGTTTCTGGGTTCTCAATCCTGATAATCACAAGAAGCTCATGCCTGTCGGTGCGATCGGTGAATTGGCCATCGACAGTCCTCTCGTCACGCCGCATCGTTTTGCACTGGATAGGCCTCTTGTCGCACCTGAATTAGATGGTGATCGACAAAGACCTCGATATCTCAAAACAGGACATCGTGTACGCTATCTCGACGATGGAAACGTCCAGTTCATTTCCAGCGTTCGCGACGAGGTCAGAGTCGGCGGTCTAATGGTCGACGTCGCGCAAGTCGAGCAACTCATGCGCCGTTGTCTAGGCCAAGGAATCGATGTAGTCGTTGACTCCATTACCATGCGCGACACAGGTCCTTTGCTAGCTGCGTTTCTTCAATTCGGTCACGCTATGCAACCCAACGAGAATCTTCACAACCTCACCCCTGAGACTAGAGAGAGGACGTACATTGCAAAGAAGATGTTTGAAGCATCCCTTGAGAACCCAACGTCCAACACACCCCGTCTTCCACGGCACTCGATCCCTGCTGTCTTTGTCCCCGTTCGAGCATTTCCCATGTCAACGTCTCTGAAAGTCAACCGGCGAAAACTCCAGCGCAGCGTCGCTAATCTCTCGACCCACGATGTTCTGCTCATGTCGCACGTTCCTAACCCAGGAGAAATCCAACGTGTAACTCTCTCGCAGAAACCTCTTCCCCTCACAGGTCCTGAAGAAGCGATGCGAGAGATGTGGGCAAACACCCTTGGTATTTCAGTCTCCGCCGTCAAAGGCTCAAGTACTTTCTCATCAGTCGGCGGGAATAAATACCTCGCTGCTCATCTCGTCATCACGGCCCGCAAAAGCGGTGTTTACATCTCGTTATCTGATCTCCTGAGCGAACGTACACTTACCGAGATATGTCGCTCTGCTGAATCCTCCACGAAAGAGCCCTCAGCACGAAAACAGGTCGCGAGGAAGATCGACACAAAATTCGTCAAGGAAGTCATCGCACCGCAGCTTGGAGTTTCTTCCCCTGATGTTCTCGACTTCGCCGAAGCGTCCTCCCAACAAATCCGTGCTCTCGAACTAGGAATGTTTCCAAACCGCGCAGATATAATATGTCTTGCCCTTCGTTTCAACGGCCCCATTGATACAGCGCGTCTCGAAACAGCTTGCAAAGGCCTGAGCGACATGCACGCTATTCTCAACGTAGCATTCATCTCGCACCTTCACACGGTCTATCAAGTCCACTGCGCTTCTTTCAAGCCCCCTTTCTCGACCATCTCGTGCAGTACAGGCtctcttgaggaagtcaCGCAGAATCTCGTCAAGGAGCATCAATCTCTCCCTTTTGACCCAACAACCCCTATTACAAGCTTTACATTCCTAAATGCAGAGCAACAAGGCTGCTTGGTTATTCGTCTGAGTTCGTCTCAGATCGACGATGTAGCCGCTCATTTACTCGTTCACGAACTTACTTCTCTCTATGAAGGAGACGACACGACTGATGTACCGAGATCCTCGTATCTTGACTATACGCGCGCTTCACGAGTAACGCGTGCCCAAGGTCTAGAATACTGGAATGTTCAACTTGAAAACGCAAAGATGACAAAAATCATCGCTCATACACGCCCCATCGCTCCAGCGTCTCTATCCGAGATTCGAACGGTCAAGCATACAACGTCTCTGGGCCATCTATCCTCCTACGGCATGACTCCCGACGCAGCGCTCAAAGCATCATGGGCCATCGTCCTCTCAACACTCTCATCCTCCCACGACGTTCTCTTCGGCGAAGTAATCCACACTCCAACCTCTGATATCGTCGGTCCCATGGCAAACATCCTCCCTGTACGGGTTCAATTCCCCTCTAGTCACAGCACGCCCCTCGATCTCATGAACTGCATCCAACTCCAGCGCCAATCCCACTCTCGCTTCGAAACATTCGGGTTTCAAGAACTCGTCAACAAATGCACAAACTGGCGCGCCTGTACACGCTTCAGCACCGTTGTACAACACCACATCCCCGGGCCGCACGATGGTTCGTCGACGATGAATATTGACGGTGTGACTTTTACGTATAAGATGGTGGAAGCGTGGACGAGGGACTTTCCGGATCTTTTTGTAAGGTCGAGCATTGAGGCGAATGACCGTGTTGTTCTGGAGATCAAGTACTCTGAGGAGCGAGTTACTGCTGCGTTTGTGCAGAATTGCTTGAGTTTGCTTGTCGCAGCGTGGGAGACTATCACGCACCCTGAGACGATTCATCAGCCGATGATTCACTCGTCGGATGAGATTTCGAGATCACAAAGGCAGATCCCTTTACCTGCGAAGCAACCCCCTCAAGGGCCGCCCGTTGAATCACTTGATGCATCTCAACGAAAGGATCTTCAAGTCTCTATCGTCAAGGCCTGGGACAAGGTCATAAAACCCTCTTCCACAAGCATCCCAAAGGATAAAATCCCCACGACACCATTCTACGGTATCTCAGGCTGCATTCTTCCCGCACACTCTCTCACAGCTGAACTCAACAACGTTCTCCCCGTCAGCATCACACTAGAAGACGTCCTCGCCCATCCAAGCATGCACTCCCAACTCGAGCTCGTAACACGTCTCCTCCCTCCCAAGTCAGACTCTGGATCTTTACTCCGCCCAAAGTCAAAATCCGGTCCTGAGcgctcaacaacaacagcacttCGCAACGGGCTGCGAAATCTCAAGAACAGAAATAGCATGCTAAGTCTGAAGAGCAGCtggatcaagaacaagcgTCCCTCAACAGCGCATTCGGACGATGAGCCTGTTCCTGTCATCCCGGAGACAGTACCAGAAGCACCCGTTCAAGTGCTATCGCCCATCCCAACGATTGTCATACCTGAAATTGGGTCTTCGGATACACCCGTTAGTCCAAGCGGGCCAATGTATGAACTTGACGGTGGCCCTGTTCTCGGCGATAGACGAAGTAGCGGAGGATCATCGTGGAGAACAGCTGAAGAGGGGAGTCTGATAAGTCCTGTCAGCCCAGTGAGTCCAGGACGGAGGATGTCGACATGGGGAAGTATGTTTGAACTGCCCATGCGAGGACGGTCACCGTTTGGAAACAGATCACCGAGATGA